A DNA window from Borrelia sp. HM contains the following coding sequences:
- a CDS encoding response regulator yields METNKKKALIVDDSIFMRKNLIKILKKLGFNEFFESEDGIQAIKEFEKHEEIHLITLDITMMGMDGITALEKINEVNSKLARKMNVLMVTALGKQELIEKALELGAKGYITKPFKEEQIVEQIKKLN; encoded by the coding sequence TTGGAAACAAATAAAAAGAAAGCCTTGATAGTTGATGACTCTATCTTTATGAGAAAGAATTTAATTAAGATTTTAAAAAAATTGGGCTTTAATGAATTTTTTGAATCAGAAGATGGTATTCAAGCTATTAAAGAATTTGAAAAGCATGAAGAAATTCATCTGATAACTCTTGACATAACAATGATGGGTATGGATGGTATTACAGCTCTTGAGAAAATAAATGAAGTTAACAGTAAACTTGCAAGAAAGATGAATGTATTAATGGTTACAGCACTTGGAAAACAAGAACTAATCGAAAAAGCCTTGGAGCTTGGAGCAAAAGGATACATTACAAAACCTTTTAAAGAAGAACAAATAGTAGAACAAATAAAAAAACTCAACTAG
- the ligA gene encoding NAD-dependent DNA ligase LigA — MSKDIKAEILNLKNIIRKWNKEYYIDSSPSVDDLVYDKALLRLQYLEKKYPEYKTLDSPTLRFGSDLLNSFEEVKHDFPILSLDKAYDIKELLLWVKKIQLEGSKVGFCSAISVEPKIDGCSIVLYYKDGILQRALTRGDGRVGNDVTENVRTIKNVPLSIDEKVELALRGEIYITKANFLKINQMLKTPYVNARNLVSGILRRINSSEVANFPLDIFVYDILYSCLKLNLGHDAFDKLKKFGFKVNPYCAFFDGKNLEEDIISHVKKIEGQRNSFEYEIDGIVLKVDNFSLREILGYTAHHPKWSIAYKFESFTGLSRVVDIFVQVGRSGKITPVAHVDKVLIAGAFITNASLHNQDYIDFLGLNIGDIVSISRRGDVIPAVELVVEKLTVGNFKIPDSCPSCQRTLIKEGSHLFCINKLCACRIIEQIKYFCSKKCMNIVGLSGKTIEFLCKMDFISSEIELYTFDFDRLINLRGFDIKRINNLKRSIEESKGRPFRKLLLSMGIKELGANTILMLLNNNLNSFDIISTLCKNREAALEELLKIKGIGRNIALNIIEAFNDKIIIDKFNFLKKLGFAMKEDNASSSVDTSFLMGKKFCITGSFGDYTRHILVERITSKGATFKDSVTKSLDFLLVGDNPGLKVSKANNLGIKIFTLSDIISFIDLND, encoded by the coding sequence ATGAGCAAAGATATTAAAGCTGAAATTTTAAATTTGAAAAATATCATTAGAAAATGGAACAAAGAGTATTATATTGATTCTTCACCTAGTGTGGATGATTTAGTTTATGATAAAGCTCTTTTACGACTGCAATATTTAGAAAAAAAGTATCCTGAATATAAAACATTAGATTCTCCAACCCTTAGATTTGGGAGTGATCTCTTAAATAGTTTTGAAGAAGTAAAGCATGATTTTCCTATATTAAGTTTGGATAAAGCTTATGATATTAAAGAATTATTATTGTGGGTTAAAAAAATACAGTTAGAGGGTTCTAAAGTGGGATTTTGTAGTGCCATTTCAGTTGAACCCAAAATTGATGGATGTTCAATTGTTCTTTATTATAAAGATGGCATACTTCAAAGAGCTTTAACTAGGGGAGATGGGAGAGTGGGAAATGATGTTACTGAGAATGTACGAACAATTAAAAATGTTCCTTTAAGTATTGATGAAAAAGTTGAATTAGCTTTGAGAGGTGAAATTTATATTACCAAGGCAAATTTTTTAAAGATAAATCAGATGTTAAAAACTCCTTATGTTAATGCTAGAAATTTAGTCTCGGGTATACTGAGGAGAATAAATAGTAGTGAAGTTGCTAATTTTCCTTTAGATATTTTTGTATATGATATTTTATATTCTTGCCTGAAACTGAATTTGGGTCATGATGCGTTTGATAAACTTAAAAAATTTGGATTTAAAGTTAATCCTTACTGTGCATTTTTTGATGGTAAAAATTTAGAAGAAGATATTATTAGTCATGTAAAGAAGATAGAAGGTCAAAGAAATTCTTTTGAGTATGAAATTGATGGTATTGTGCTAAAAGTTGATAATTTTTCTTTAAGAGAGATCTTAGGATATACTGCTCATCATCCCAAGTGGTCAATAGCTTATAAATTTGAATCTTTTACAGGTTTAAGTAGAGTTGTTGATATATTTGTTCAGGTTGGTCGTAGTGGAAAAATTACTCCTGTTGCACATGTAGATAAAGTGCTTATTGCTGGGGCTTTTATTACTAATGCAAGTTTGCATAATCAAGATTATATAGATTTTCTTGGTTTAAATATTGGAGATATTGTTTCAATTTCAAGACGTGGAGATGTTATTCCAGCTGTTGAATTGGTGGTAGAAAAGCTTACGGTAGGTAATTTTAAAATTCCTGATAGTTGTCCTTCATGTCAAAGGACTTTGATAAAAGAAGGATCACATCTTTTTTGTATAAATAAATTGTGTGCTTGTAGAATAATTGAGCAGATCAAGTATTTTTGTAGTAAGAAGTGTATGAATATTGTGGGACTTTCAGGGAAAACAATTGAGTTCCTTTGTAAAATGGATTTTATATCTTCAGAAATTGAGCTTTACACTTTTGATTTTGATAGGCTTATTAATCTAAGAGGTTTTGATATTAAAAGAATTAATAATTTAAAACGTTCAATTGAAGAGAGTAAAGGTCGACCATTTAGAAAATTACTTCTTAGCATGGGCATTAAAGAACTTGGAGCAAATACAATATTAATGCTATTGAATAACAACTTAAACTCATTTGATATAATTAGTACTTTGTGCAAAAATAGAGAGGCTGCTCTTGAAGAACTTTTAAAGATTAAGGGGATTGGGCGAAATATAGCTTTAAATATTATTGAGGCATTTAATGATAAGATTATTATTGATAAGTTCAATTTTTTAAAAAAATTAGGGTTTGCTATGAAAGAGGATAATGCTAGTTCTTCTGTAGATACTTCTTTTTTAATGGGCAAAAAATTTTGCATTACAGGTTCTTTTGGGGATTATACTAGACATATTCTTGTTGAAAGAATTACTAGTAAAGGTGCTACTTTTAAAGATTCAGTTACTAAGAGTTTAGATTTTTTGCTTGTTGGAGATAATCCTGGGTTAAAAGTGTCTAAAGCCAATAATTTAGGCATTAAAATTTTTACTCTTTCTGACATAATAAGTTTTATAGATTTGAATGATTAA
- a CDS encoding xanthine dehydrogenase family protein subunit M: MREKVIDVRVYYPENFNALVSLFNKNLDNYIIYNEIDFHKNIEVFVKKEISGDFFVINNFEKFNKVLLKSNFLEMGPCLTYDAILQFGERNIPRLFYEFISRLSDRIYLSSINIANGFYYKNTVFDLYPLLLSLDAHLEFKDISTKKTYTYNAYSINRDDYIQNRNTLFLSKLKFPITNLWNKSFYSRIFVENFSFDILEEVNIIFVCVLLNIKRDIISDFLMKIFYNDKVITLRDFQVLLINKSLPLSIFEIEDSLKMLDKSIRDAKNFILGERSLRLIKNFYFDILSNF; this comes from the coding sequence ATTAGAGAGAAAGTAATTGATGTGAGAGTATATTATCCAGAAAATTTTAATGCACTTGTTAGTTTATTTAATAAAAATTTAGATAATTATATAATTTATAATGAGATTGATTTTCATAAAAATATTGAGGTTTTTGTGAAAAAGGAAATTTCAGGTGATTTTTTTGTGATAAATAATTTTGAAAAATTTAATAAGGTTTTACTTAAGAGTAATTTTTTGGAGATGGGTCCATGCCTTACTTATGATGCAATATTGCAATTTGGTGAGAGAAATATTCCAAGACTATTTTATGAATTTATTTCAAGATTAAGTGATAGAATTTATCTTAGTAGTATTAATATTGCTAATGGATTTTATTATAAAAATACAGTTTTTGATTTATATCCTTTATTATTAAGTCTTGATGCTCATCTTGAGTTTAAAGATATTTCAACTAAAAAGACTTATACTTATAACGCTTATAGTATTAATAGAGATGATTATATACAGAATCGCAATACTTTATTTTTGAGTAAATTAAAATTTCCTATCACAAATTTGTGGAATAAGAGTTTTTATAGCAGAATATTTGTTGAGAATTTTTCATTTGATATTTTAGAAGAGGTCAATATTATTTTTGTTTGTGTGCTTTTAAATATTAAAAGAGATATTATAAGTGATTTTTTAATGAAAATATTTTACAATGACAAGGTTATTACTTTGCGAGATTTCCAGGTTTTACTTATTAACAAGTCTTTGCCCTTATCTATATTTGAGATTGAGGATTCGCTTAAGATGTTGGATAAAAGTATTAGGGATGCTAAAAACTTTATTTTAGGGGAGCGAAGTTTAAGACTTATAAAAAATTTTTATTTTGATATATTGTCTAATTTTTAA
- a CDS encoding HPr family phosphocarrier protein codes for MVKKEATIKAVNGLHVRPASTFVKKAKEYASDITIEADNKTVNGKSLFRLQTLELSFGKKLLVCAEGDDEEKAAGELAELLESFKE; via the coding sequence ATGGTAAAAAAAGAAGCTACAATTAAAGCTGTTAATGGCTTGCATGTTAGACCAGCGTCAACATTTGTAAAAAAGGCTAAAGAATATGCTAGTGATATAACTATTGAAGCTGATAATAAAACTGTTAATGGCAAAAGTTTATTTCGATTACAAACTTTAGAGTTATCTTTTGGTAAGAAACTTTTAGTTTGTGCTGAGGGTGATGATGAAGAGAAAGCTGCTGGAGAACTTGCTGAACTCCTTGAATCTTTTAAGGAATAG